GAATAGTCTTACACAAAAGAAGCACAAGTAGAAAATTATATCACTAGGTAACTCTACGTTTTTGCATTGCCATGAAAGTATCAACTATGTCATCTTCACTTACTTTCATGAACACATCTCGTTTAATAAATGTCACCAAGCAATCATTCAAGCGATCATCACTCATAGTAGTCCTCAACTTACTTTTCACTAGATCCATTGCTGAAAATACTCTTTCAACACCCGTCGTCGCCACCGGTAAAATCAATATCAATTTGATGAGTAAGTAGACCAAATCATAAAGAACATGCTTCTTTGTTGCAACAAGCATAATAGAGAGCTCACCAATATTACTTGCATTTCTAAACCTATCATCTTGTCTCATATCATCAATGAAAGTAGTAAGTTGAAATTCTAGCCTTATCAAATCTGTGCTTGATATGTCCATGGGATAGAATTCAGCAAGTCTCATTACCTTGAGTGCATCATAAGAAGCAAATGAGTTGATTGGATTCAAAGCCGACATGCAAATAAGCAACTCCGTATTAACCTCATCAAACCGATTGTCAAGCTCTTGAATGGTTTGATCAATGACACCAAGATATACCTCTCTTCTATAACGATCATCATTTGTTTGTACTTCATAATACCGACGTGATCTTCCATAATGCTCATAAGTATCCTCCCACAAAGGAACTTGAATGTCATGTTTGTTGCAAAATAAGGTTAGCTTTGCAAGAAATTCTTCCCAACCATGAGACCTCAAGTGTTGCATTCTACTCTTTGCCAAACTAACAAGTGCCATTGCATTAACAATATATTGATCTCTCTTTTGCAAAGATTTGGACAACTCATTTGTATAGCCAAGAATAACAAGCATCAAGTGAAGATTGAAAACAAAGTCAAATGATTCAATGGCTTGAGCAACTCCACGTATTCTTGTCCACTCACGTTTTTGTGAAGGATCTTTTCCAAtagcatcaagtacttcaaggattGTGGAATACATGCTAACAATGTGCATAATGGTTTTAAAATGAGAACCCCAACGAGTATCGCCGGGTCTAGCTAGTCCCATCTCTTGATTTAGCCCACTTCCACTTTCAATCTCACCCATTTCAAGTGCTTCCAAAACCTTTTGATCTCTAACATCTCGAAGCATGTCATGGCGCTTACAAGAAACTCCAACAATATTGAGCAAGTAAGAAACATGATCAAAGAACCACAAACATGGTTCATTTTCCTTTTCCACGGCTATAAGAACCAACTGAAGTTGATGTGCAAAACAATGGATGTAATAGGCAGAGGGTGACTCATTCATGATCAATGTTTTCAACCCATTAATCTCCCCTTTCATGTTGCTTGCCCCATCATATCCTTGCCCACGCATTTGACTAGGGGTCAAATGATGATCTTTAAGCAAAGTTTGAATTGCATCCTTAAGTGACAATGAAGTTGTATTGGCAacatgaacaactccaaggaacctCTCACATCCTCTTCCCGATTTGTCAACAAATCATATGCAGAGAGCAAGTTGTTCTTTATGAGATGCATCACTAGACTCATCAGCTAGGATTGCATAGTGGTCATCACCAATATCTTCAATAATTCTTTTAGTTGTTTGCACGGCACAACATTCAATTATTTGATTTTGTATCTTTGGACTAGTCAAGATGCAATTCCCAGGAGCATTGTTCACAACAAGTTTATTAACTTCTTCATCATTTTCCGAAAGCCACTTAAGAAGTTCAACAAAGTTCCCCCTATTGCTAGATTCTTCACTCTCATCATGTCCACGAAATGCCAATCCTTGGTTCAAAAGAAACCTCAAGCAGCTAAGTGAATAAGTCAGCCTAGCCTTGTACATACGCAAATCCTCTTTATCCACCCTCACCATAATGTTATCAATTGATGGTTggggtgccacaaataaattgtacTTCTCTTGAGCTTTATTGTGAATGCTATTAATACCACCCTCATGTTTGTCTAATGCATCAGGCTTATACCAATTTTTCCAACCACCTTTAACAAAGGCATCACCCTTAGGCCCCCCATTCGATTTGCCTTTGAACAAATAACACACAAAGCAAAATGCAGCCTCATATTTGACACTATATTCTAGCCATTTGTAGTTCTCAAACCAAACAAAGTTGAAGTGTCGATTTTTACCATACATTTTCTTGACTTCAAAGTTGTGTGCATATGGTTGGACTGCATTCTTTGCAATGTACCATCTCCGAACTTCGTCTTGATCATTAACATCATAATCTGAAATAGGAATCCTTTCCCTGGATCAGGTGGAAGCCTTTGAATATTATAACCTTGCATGTGGATGTTGGGGTGATGGTTGCTGTGGTgcttcatcatcaatatcaatgtcaATCTCTGCATCGGAATAGACTGGAGGTGGATCAATATCAATGCCAATCTCTGCATCCGAATGGACTGGAGGTGGATCAATATCAGGTTCAGGTTGCTCTTCGGCTGCAACCTTTCTTGTTTTTGCCTCATAATTCCGGAAAAAAGACTTAATGTCACCATTCCTCTTCATCTTCAGTTCTACAATTAGAACATAATGTCAGCAAGACAGCAAGACAGCAAGACAACAGAACAAAAAATGGCACACGTCCCAGTTTTCAAACATACATTTGTTTCAGAAAAAGCATCGGTTTGCTACATCAGTTTGTAAGCATACGATTCAGAGCAATAACAAGCATATGTTTCAGAGCAGCATCCGAAATACATCAGTTTGCAAACATATGATTTTTAGCAAGCATATGTTCAGACTTTAGAGCAGAAGCAAGCATCAGTTTGCTATATAAGATTTTCAGCAAGCATATGTTTAGAGCAGAAGCAATCAAGCATCAGTTTGCTATATATGCAAGATTCAATTTGAGAGAGCTGTAGGGGAGGCCGCAGAGCGCACTATGCTTGTTGTTCAGACTTCAGACAAACATGAGCGCACTATGCTTGTTGTTCAGACAAAAATTGAGCATATGTTCAAAGCTGTAGGGGAGGCCACCGTCAAAACTCACCCACAAGGCCACGACCGGGGCGGGGAGCGGTGGAGCGGGAAGGACCGGAGGAGAGGAGAGCGTCGGGAGGCGGGAGCAGATCCTCCGGAGACCGGAGCGGCGGCGGCCGTCTGGTCCGGGTCGGCTCGACGGCGCCTCGGCAGGGGAGGCGCGACGGTCGATGGCCGCGACGGGAAGGACTGAAGGAGCTCCAGCGGCGGCCGCCACGCGTGAGAGCCCAACGGCGGTGGCCGAGCACGAGCGGGGAGCGACTGGGCGGAggcggggagcggcggcggcggccgagcgAGATGCGGTTGTGCGCCTGCGCctgtgcctctctctctctctcgctcacagTGGAGCCCGAGAAGATGAGGCGGGCCTGGCCGCCTGGGCTCAATAGTCAACAGTCAAAatttctatatatataaaaaaaatccCAGATTTTCTGGGTGTGCCACGGCACACCCGGCACACCCTCTGGTTCCGCCACTGCATACATATATGAGTTGACTTTGTTTACATTGATCAGCATGTAGATCCAAGGTGGGATGGTATCCCACCAGTCGGCTAGTGCTATTCTGGCCTAGTGTGGAGTACTAACACATGTGACTTTCTAATGATCTGTCATCAGGATGTTGATCGAAACACCACTTCGTCCGAAGTGAAAACTTTTGCCCTGGCCTTTATTGGTCGGGCTCAGCAACGATGAACttgtgttcatgatgatgatggcgCTAGGTTGCTTATTCTTTGTTGAAGGCGTTGCTGAGGAAGAAGTTGACTTAGTCATAGGTGTTAATTTCATATCTTGTAATGGTTCAACAGTGGTTGTTTTTGTCTTGTGCTCTCTTTAATAATTAATAAAAATGATTGTGTGCATCACATTGGTGAAGAGGCCGGGGGTCTTAACCTCCTTTTCGGAAAAAATGTAGATCCAACCTTGCAATGCCACTATGCCAGCGAACTTGAATGAAACGCCAGGAGGTCCTACTCGGCATTTGGTTTACTTTCCAATTGTAGATCCTTAGCCGGAGAGAGGTGTATGCATACTTGAAAGGTCCCACAGAAACAACCAAGGAACAAATCTAGCATGTAGTTTGTATGTGTGATTAACGGGTTCTTTTTGTAGTTTAATACATGCAATTAAAGTTGATGCTGGCTATTTGAATATTATGTGATATTAGATTACTATGTTGAATTAATCGAGCCCCAGTACATCTAGAAGCACAATAGTACATCAAGCAAGCCACCTGTCCATTGTAAGAATGTCATATTGTGATCTTGGTGCGTCATAAATTCATGTTGTATATTATACCAGCAAGAAAATTTGAAGTTCAGTCATCAAGCCTTTCGGTATGTAGTTTTTGTACAATTTTATGCTTATTTGTATGTGATTTAACACATGAAGTTAAAGGAATGGACCACTAACCAATTAGCCTTTCTAAGGTAATATAGCCGCCGCAACGGCGACGAGCTTTTGGGCGCCGTTTTCGGGCGGCCCCCTTCGCTAACAGCCTCTTGGTTGCTAGTGGTGATGTGGGTCACTAGATCTCATGCGTGCAGACCTGTGTAGCTATAGGGTTAGAGCCCTATTAGTTTAGATTTTCGTCGTTCGATGCCTTAGCTCCGACGACGGCGACTGTGCCTTAGAATAAAAAAACTCCAGATCTTTGTCCGACAAGGCTTCTTGCTCTATGGGCGATGATATATTTGGGAACTAGTCTATTCAAGTGGGGATGACATGGCGGCAACAACATCTCTGTTGTGGACTTGTATCCTCGAGCAAAATTGCAACGGTGTTTGCTCCAGCGCGGAGCttaggaggtagtccaggagcggatacaGATAGTACCGGTATGTGTCGGGAGCATCTGGAAGGCGATGGATCATGTGTTCGGTTCATGGTTGTCGACTGGCAGTATGGTTTCCTCATACAACATCTCCGTAGAGCGGGATTGCCAGATCTAGAGTTTGATGGCGTGTCTAGTGTGTTGTCCCGACTAGATTCTTTCAACAACAATTGCTTCATTTTTGATAAGCAACTTGGGAGGTGTGGAAAGCGGCATATCAACGATGGACCATGCGATATACAGTCCATTCAGGACAAGTGTGGCCAAGTAGTGCTGACCATGCACTCTACAACCCATTCAGGACAAGCAAAGGTCAAGGGCATTGCCATATGATGGTACGAATATGTGTCGAGTAGCAGAATTTTGTTGATGAGCTTGCCAAGAAAGAAGCGTGCCTGAGGAGTGCGATGACCCAATCCCGCCAAGTTCGTTGACCGCCGGTGTCGAGGATGCTGGCTCTTCCACTAGGGGGAGATGCCCACCTGTTTCGACTCCACGGTCACCAGCTTCACTGACCACCAGTCCAAGTAGAGCTCCTTTCTCGATGTAGCCTGATTTAGATAGTTTGATGTTGATGTACTAAAAGTAGTTGTTGATGTCGACTCAGAGTTGATCTTGAGTAGAACTTGTGATGCTTTTGGGTATATGAATCATTAATTCTAATGTTGCTTATGTTTCATGTGTTCTTCTAACCTTTTCCTATTTGTTCAAGTCTTGTTCTTCTGTCTTGATAGATTAGATGGTATGTGGTGTACAGAGGGAGGTGTCCATGAGCGTACGATTCATGGGAGGCATGCAATGAACAAGTGTCTGGTTACAACAATAGCTCCTATCAAGGGTTTATGAATAAGCAGGAGGCGGAGGATGCTTACAAAAAGTTAGTGCTTAGATCAAAGATGGATGTTGGAGTAGGCAAGGGTGTAGGTCATATCGAGTTTGGTGAGCTGAATAATTTGATAATCTTTGTCCAGTTCGTTGTTCTTGTGGATGTTATCATTTCCACGGTTCCATCGGGCCGAATGTTACTTCTTTTCTATAAGACATAACAAACACCATTAACAGATGAAATTATTTGTTGTGATTCTTTTGTAGATGCTCCAAAAAATATAAATGCTACGATAAAGCATATCAGAGCTTGTGTCCATGGAGATCATCTTCTACTCTGAGTGTGTTTTGCTTGTTGTTCATGAACGTCCTCTTATTCGTGAACTTCTAACTCAAGCTTGGTCGTGAAGCTATGCTAGTATATGGACATGTATGGTTGTTTACTTATGAACTTAGAACTCATGCTTGGTTGTAAAGTTGGAATTATATATGGTTATGAACTTGCATCTTGGTCCCATATGGTTGTACGGTCCTATATATTGTTGTTTGAACTTGTTGTACATGTTGGATATAGTTCTATATATATAGTGTTGTTTGAATTGGAGGGTTGTTCCAACAAACAACCCaaaaaagcaatatgggctctaagACGAGTGCAACACTCGGCTTACACCCTATAAACCGAGTGCGCGTACGAATATACTCGCCTTACAGCCACGTGGCAGGCATTGGGAGCTCCCATGATCAAATGACACTTCCCAAATTTCTAATAAGCCGAGCGTGTTTAGCAAGCACTCGGCTTACCTATAAATTGTGTACCAAATAGCACTGCTTAATTTACATATAAGTCGAGCGTACTTAGTGAGAACTCGGCTTACAGCTGGCACGTGGCTACACATAAGGGCTCCGGGCATGAGAAAAACGTGAGTGGGGCCCTGCAACACTCACTCAGAGTGAAACATAAGCTGAGTGGTACACTCAGCTTATAGAGGTGCCACCTCCGATAGAGTTGGCCGGCCCTTATGTTGCTTTTTCCGCTGAGAGCCGCTGTTTTATTCTAGGCTTATATATAAGACAAGTGCCCGTGAATATGATCAACGCTGAAAGCCGGTCTAATATAAGGCGCCATTTTTAATTCACGCCATCACTGTTTTTCTAAAATACCCACCACAGGAAAATTAAGTAAAGCCGAGTATGAAAATACTCGGCGGAGCCCGGTTTAACCCCGGCTTAAGAATTGTGTAAGAATTTTTGCAATAGTGGCAGTGGCACTTTTATCCTAAAAATAATAGGCTTTGCAGAGGTGCCATCACGAGTATGTGTCATCGAGCCTATATGAAGTTATTAATATATGGATCGACTCAGTACAACGAAAAGTCAAACACCACACATATTAttgtattatctcatcaagttcaccGTGCTTGGTGATGGGACTTGTATTTTGGAGGATACTGAAACCTTTATTTACCTCGACAACGGGACTTATTACCTCTTTGGCAGAGGCATCTCGACGACGTCAACAACATCGTCCGGTCACCCCTCAGTCCTTGTCGAACTCGGCTACATTGCCTCGTAGGCTTGATTGGCCTCACCtattgttgaaaatatgagcaagttattacgagatttaatccaaataaTTAGAAGATAAATTATGACTACattagcagagattaaactaatcacgcGAACTAGCATACAGATGAAtaaatcacatctagggcacatactagaaacatgaattctatcacgatctcgaacaggaaggatagaatcacatacggtgcagcgggagcagcaccgccggcgttaacgttgtcgcccatgtcgtcgaggatgaggttgccaaggtcggggaagaagtcgtcattcgcgaagtcgtcgctgacagcagtcgcgcgagtgcgctccccaaaaacctgatcgtccctctcccgtacaggatcacgagaggcggggtttcggagaATGGCAGGGCACAACCGGCGACATGCATCGAGCGCGACAGgctgatgttgcccaatttttggcTTGACAATTTTCCTGCTATGTGCGAGCTCATGAATAAAGGCGAGTTAGACAGGACTGTCTTGCTATTTAAATGTTTTCTTTTTCGTTTAAATTTGGTTGTTGGTACTTATGTTATTTGTAGTTAATCTTGATGAATTGATATAATCATGTGGATCGTGAAGCAGTCAAGAGGCATCCAATGTTTGTGGGTAGGGAATCAACAGTGTAAGGGCAAGGGACGTGCGAGGGGTCTCATTGAGCCGGGCGCATATGCATGTACGGACGTGGGGAGCAATGAAACACAAATAGTAGAAGCTCTTTCATTTTTCTAATTAGAGATTCAATTAGGCAAAAAAAAATGATATTGCTATTTTAGATACAGTCTACCAAGGAATAGTGAGACTGTCTTGGTCAAGCTAGTATGAAACTTAGAAATCATATGCTACTTTGTTTATAAATAcataataaagtaaaataaaatcaTATGCTAGGTTTGCCGTTTGCCACGCAAACATACTATAAAACATCATTCATTTTTTCGGTGAATATGCTAGAGATAGGGAGTAACATAGAAGAACCCATAGAGTAGCTCATTATTTATAGAATTGCTATATCCTACTTCTCCATTCATCATTTAGTTCGGTCTCACCCACCGGCCACCAGAACGTTTACTAAAGGAGCAACATGCATGAGTAGAGGAACAGAGCAAGTATCAAACAAAGTGGACATGTAACACTTTTGGGGGCAAACAATGAGAACGGGAGGCGTCAGGAAAGAAACTAACACATTCAGCTTTGTAGTGACAATGAGTTCGTTTTTGCGGTGTCGGAAGTCCTACTCGCTTGGACACCGCAACTATACATGGCATCACTGGGGTTGTTATCTACTGCCGGGGAGATCCATCGAACAACCAATGCCTCCACTGCAACTTGGAACTCATGATGTAAGTGGCGCCACCGCCGACCTGGTGGCTCTTGTCCGCGCTGACCAcataaatttttgtgggaattgtgGCAGCAACTCGGTTCATCTACGCGGATGTTGCAGTTGACGTGGCTCTGGTGGCAGTCCCGCAAACTAGATATGTTCAATGTTCTTCAGTGATTACCTTGCTACTTGTAACTTGGAGTTGGAGTTGGTTACATTTTGAGGCAGAAACACGCATATAGCTATTCTCTGTTACCCAGCCTCATTTATCAAAAAAGGCTTCTcgccccactttatatataaagcaaccacAACCAGCAACATCCAACCAAACCATGGAGGTCCACAGAAACAAACaaacgaaaaaaagaaagaaaaggaaaataagtacgGTACAAGCTGGGGGCAACACCGCAAAGACACACTACGGCCTCAAGGAGGATAGATGATCATGAGAAGTCTAGCCGCCATCTCCTTGTGCTTCCTCGTCAATCTATCAATGGCCACCTTGTCCCGCCGCTTCATTTTGATGGGAGCACTGAGCACAATATATACACTGATAAATGGACAAATTAAGTTATGTGTGATGCGCGTGTCTGATGCCTTCTTCATGCGGTTTCATAAGAAGAGAAAATGTTGTGATGGCTGCTCATCATGCACTGCGATCGTTGTATCACATTCACATGCAACCAGAATTCCAGATTCAGTACATCTATCTTGGAGGTAGCCTTTACACATTTATTAGTTACTCTTCTGTTCCAAATGTAAGACATATGGGTATTGTTTATAAGATACATTTTTTTCTTTACCAATAATTACtttgattgtttcttgacttgcccACGACGAAAGCCTTAAGTTTTCCCACCCCGCACTTTTTCCATCTACCTCATGCCAGCCATAGCGAGCGTGCCCACCTCCTGAACCCTGTCGAGCCAAGCCTCCTCCACGATCTAGAGCCCTTGATATATTCTCCTCGTCATGCTAGCTAGACTTGCCTATCACATTGGTGAGCTAATTCTGTGGACGCTTGATGTACCTAGGCACATTGAGCCACTCCCGAATCCCGATCCATGGCCATGTTGATACCAACATGAAAGAACGTGCGCTAAGAAGGTgcccccactagtagaaaacagggctttgatacgtctccaacgtatctataatttttgattgttccatgctattatattatctgttttgaatgtttaatgggctttaatatacatttttatattatttttgggactaagctattaaccgaaagcctagtgcaaattgctgtttttttgcctatttcagtgttccgcagaaaaggaatatcaaacgaaatccaaacggaatgaaaccttcgcgaagatcttttttggaacaaacgtgatccaggagacttggactggaCGTCAAGGAAGTAGTgatgcggccacgaggtaggagggcacgcccccaccctcgtcggcccgtcgcagctccaccgacctacttctttcacctatatatatatactctcgtaccctgaaACCTTTGAGGAGAGCAATGAAACacattttccaccgccgcaaccttctgtacccgtgagatcccatcttggggccttttccgacgatctgctggagggggattcgatcacggagggcttctacatcaacaccatagcctctccgatgatgtgtgagtagtttaccatagaccttcgggtccatagttattagctagatggcttttctctctctctttggatctcaatacaaaattctcctcgatcttcttggagatctattcgatgtaactctttttgcagtgtgtttgccgagatccgatgaattatgggtttatgacttgattatctataaatattatttgattcttctctgaattcttttatgcatgatttgatatctttgcaagtctcttcgaattatcagtttggtttggcctactatattgatctttcttgcaatgggagaagtgcttagctttgggttcaattttgcggtgtcctttcccagtgatagcaggggcagcaaggcacgtattgtattgttgccatcgaggataaaaagacggggtttatatcacatgcttgagtttatccctctacatcatgtcatcttgcctaatgcattactctgttcttatgaaattaatactctagatgcatgctggatagcggtcgatgtgtggagtaatagtagtagatgcagaatcgtttcggtctacttgtcacggacgtgatgcctatattcatgatcattgccttagatatcatcataactatgcgcttttctatcaattgctcgacattaatttgttcacacaccgtaatacatgccatcttgagagaagccactagtgaaacctatggcccccgggtctactttacatcatataagtttccaacctacaattctagtttactatctattttgcaatctttattttccaatctatatcacaaaaataccaaaaatatttatcttattatctctatcagatctcactctcgtaagtgaccgtgaagggattgacaacccctttatcgcgttggttgcaaggttcttgtttgtttgtgcaggtactaggggacttgagcgtagtctcctactggattgatac
This portion of the Triticum dicoccoides isolate Atlit2015 ecotype Zavitan chromosome 7A, WEW_v2.0, whole genome shotgun sequence genome encodes:
- the LOC119333725 gene encoding serine/arginine repetitive matrix protein 1-like; the protein is MDEHLLKAKQVRRSSNLATSASTQSASTKLAACIPQGHMNKDHADDTKLIVQHSTSVKASGQARLIFSGSTVSEREREAQAQAHNRISLGRRRRSPPPPSRSPLVLGHRRWALTRGGRRWSSFSPSRRGHRPSRLPCRGAVEPTRTRRPPPLRSPEDLLPPPDALLSSGPSRSTAPRPGRGLVELKMKRNGDIKSFFRNYEAKTRKVAAEEQPEPDIDPPPVHSDAEIGIDIDPPPVYSDAEIDIDIDDEAPQQPSPQHPHARL